In Odontesthes bonariensis isolate fOdoBon6 chromosome 9, fOdoBon6.hap1, whole genome shotgun sequence, the following proteins share a genomic window:
- the LOC142388572 gene encoding histone H3.3A: MARTKQTARKSTGGKAPRKQLATKAARKSAPSTGGVKKPHRYRPGTVALREIRRYQKSTELLIRKLPFQRLVREIAQDFKTDLRFQSAAIGALQEASEAYLVGLFEDTNLCAIHAKRVTIMPKDIQLARRIRGERA; encoded by the exons ATGGCTCGTACCAAGCAGACTGCCCGTAAGTCCACTGGAGGCAAAGCCCCACGTAAGCAGCTGGCCACAAAGGCAGCTCGCAAGAGCGCACCTTCCACTGGTGGTGTGAAAAAGCCCCATCGTTACag GCCCGGTACCGTGGCTCTGCGTGAGATCCGTCGTTACCAGAAGTCTACTGAGCTGCTGATCCGCAAGCTGCCCTTCCAGCGTCTGGTGAGAGAGATCGCCCAGGACTTCAAGACCGATCTGCGTTTCCAGAGTGCTGCCATCGGAGCTCTGCAG GAGGCCAGCGAGGCCTACCTGGTGGGTCTGTTTGAGGACACCAACCTGTGCGCCATCCACGCCAAGCGTGTCACCATCATGCCCAAAGACATCCAGCTGGCACGTCGCATCCGTGGAGAGCGTGCTTAA
- the nop53 gene encoding ribosome biogenesis protein NOP53 isoform X1 has protein sequence MAAARRLKRVVTSQRGFLTLKPSLDPADLVSSRRKRVNKNKKKNWNKHSDINAVEDFLEDVRHQERTTGGLLSEKPDDSLFFLDVGQTEKAEQKAPEPVGGRRGKGKASRPLRIDLILQHDSLIPPPKDVLSYQQPNAKKLRRIAQKAEELAAKGVVPRSQKRLLNRQPVDRTVKKAVVEANNNPDREYYDIWGQEVKDSADPWYLQQTGKKVVKRPAKLNQKPSVIPAVEVIAPGGSYNPDFISHQALLREAHEVEVKKQKQEAKIERQVAVNKEDIATEETILREQVEGLVEEVNDEEAAAANEADEETTVGAIAVAEKKTERQRKKERAEKIKEQRRLASKRQVNQKQQLFQLRSIKTSIKQQEQDTKTKQIKRKAKQEAEKAQPRRLGKLKFQAPDLEVQLSDELAGSLRQLKPEGSILKDRFKSLQKRNLIEPRERAKFKRRLKLKYVEKRAFKEIT, from the exons ATGGCGGCTGCCAGGAGATTGAAACGCGTGGTAACATCCCAACGTGGTTTCTTAACTTTAAAGCCTTCTTTAGACCCCGCAGACTTGGTCAGCAGTCGGAGAAAACGCGTAAAcaagaataagaaaaagaacTGGAACAAGCACAGCGACATAAATGCTGTGGAAGACTTTTTAGAAGATGTCAGGCATCAGGAGAGGACCACAGG GGGGCTTCTGTCTGAGAAGCCAGACGACAGTCTGTTTTTTCTGGATGTTGGACAGACGGAGAAAGCGGAACAGAAAG CACCAGAGCCTGTAGGGGgaagaagaggaaaaggaaaagcGTCACGTCCTCTGAGGATAGACCTGATCCTTCAGCACGACTCTCTCATCCCACCACCAAAAGA TGTGCTGTCCTACCAGCAACCAAATGCCAAGAAACTCCGTCGCATCGCCCAGAAGGCTGAGGAGTTGGCAGCCAAAGGCGTGGTGCCACGGAGTCAGAAACGACTGCTGAACAGGCAACCTGTTGACAGGACAGTCAAGAAGGCGGTGGTGGAGGCCAACAACAACCCAGACAGAGAATATTACGACATATGGGGACAAGAGG TCAAAGACTCGGCCGATCCCTGGTATCTTCAACAGACGGGCAAGAAAGTAGTCAAG CGTCCAGCGAAGCTGAATCAGAAGCCGTCTGTGATCCCGGCCGTGGAGGTGATCGCTCCCGGAGGCTCCTACAATCCAGACTTCATCTCCCACCAG GCTTTGCTTCGGGAGGCCCACGAGGTGGAAGTCAAGAAACAAAAGCAAGAAGCCAAAATAGAGAGACAAGTGGCTGTCAACAAAGAAGACATCGCTACAGAG GAGACGATCCTCCGTGAGCAGGTAGAAGGTTTGGTCGAGGAGGTGAATGACGAAGAAGCGGCAGCTGCTAACGAGGCAGATGAAGAAACGACTGTGGGAGCCATTGCTGTGGCTGAGAAGAAGACtgagagacagagaaaaaaagagagagcagAAAAAATTAAG GAGCAGCGGCGGCTCGCCAGCAAACGGCAGGTCAACCAGAAGCAGCAGCTGTTCCAGCTTCGCTCCATAAAGACCTCCATCAAACAGCAGGAACAGGACACAAAGACCAAACAGATCAAACGCAAGGCCAAGCAGGAGGCCGAGAAAGCTCAGCCCAGACGTCTCGGCAAACTCAA GTTCCAGGCTCCAGACCTGGAGGTGCAGCTCAGCGACGAGCTGGCTGGCTCCCTACGACAACTCAAG CCAGAGGGCAGCATCCTCAAGGACCGCTTTAAAAGCTTACAGAAGAGGAACCTCATCGAGCCCAGAGAAAGAGCCAA GTTCAAGAGGAGACTGAAGTTGAAGTATGTTGAGAAGAGGGCATTTAAGGAGATCACATAA
- the LOC142388571 gene encoding histone H3.3A — MARTKQTARKSTGGKAPRKQLATKAARKSAPSTGGVKKPHRYRPGTVALREIRRYQKSTELLIRKLPFQRLVREIAQDFKTDLRFQSAAIGALQEASEAYLVGLFEDTNLCAIHAKRVTIMPKDIQLARRIRGERA, encoded by the exons ATGGCTCGTACTAAGCAGACTGCCCGTAAGTCCACTGGAGGCAAAGCCCCACGTAAACAGCTGGCCACGAAGGCAGCTCGTAAGAGTGCCCCTTCCACTGGTGGTGTCAAGAAGCCACATCGCTACAG GCCCGGTACCGTGGCTCTGCGTGAGATCCGTCGTTATCAGAAGTCCACTGAGCTGCTGATCCGCAAGCTGCCCTTCCAGCGTCTGGTGAGAGAGATCGCTCAGGACTTCAAGACCGATCTGCGTTTCCAGAGTGCTGCCATCGGAGCTCTGCAG GAGGCCAGCGAGGCCTACCTGGTGGGTCTGTTTGAGGACACCAACCTCTGCGCCATCCACGCCAAACGTGTCACCATCATGCCCAAAGACATCCAGCTGGCACGTCGCATCCGTGGAGAGCGTGCTTAA
- the nop53 gene encoding ribosome biogenesis protein NOP53 isoform X2: MAAARRLKRVVTSQRGFLTLKPSLDPADLVSSRRKRVNKNKKKNWNKHSDINAVEDFLEDVRHQERTTGGLLSEKPDDSLFFLDVGQTEKAEQKEPVGGRRGKGKASRPLRIDLILQHDSLIPPPKDVLSYQQPNAKKLRRIAQKAEELAAKGVVPRSQKRLLNRQPVDRTVKKAVVEANNNPDREYYDIWGQEVKDSADPWYLQQTGKKVVKRPAKLNQKPSVIPAVEVIAPGGSYNPDFISHQALLREAHEVEVKKQKQEAKIERQVAVNKEDIATEETILREQVEGLVEEVNDEEAAAANEADEETTVGAIAVAEKKTERQRKKERAEKIKEQRRLASKRQVNQKQQLFQLRSIKTSIKQQEQDTKTKQIKRKAKQEAEKAQPRRLGKLKFQAPDLEVQLSDELAGSLRQLKPEGSILKDRFKSLQKRNLIEPRERAKFKRRLKLKYVEKRAFKEIT; the protein is encoded by the exons ATGGCGGCTGCCAGGAGATTGAAACGCGTGGTAACATCCCAACGTGGTTTCTTAACTTTAAAGCCTTCTTTAGACCCCGCAGACTTGGTCAGCAGTCGGAGAAAACGCGTAAAcaagaataagaaaaagaacTGGAACAAGCACAGCGACATAAATGCTGTGGAAGACTTTTTAGAAGATGTCAGGCATCAGGAGAGGACCACAGG GGGGCTTCTGTCTGAGAAGCCAGACGACAGTCTGTTTTTTCTGGATGTTGGACAGACGGAGAAAGCGGAACAGAAAG AGCCTGTAGGGGgaagaagaggaaaaggaaaagcGTCACGTCCTCTGAGGATAGACCTGATCCTTCAGCACGACTCTCTCATCCCACCACCAAAAGA TGTGCTGTCCTACCAGCAACCAAATGCCAAGAAACTCCGTCGCATCGCCCAGAAGGCTGAGGAGTTGGCAGCCAAAGGCGTGGTGCCACGGAGTCAGAAACGACTGCTGAACAGGCAACCTGTTGACAGGACAGTCAAGAAGGCGGTGGTGGAGGCCAACAACAACCCAGACAGAGAATATTACGACATATGGGGACAAGAGG TCAAAGACTCGGCCGATCCCTGGTATCTTCAACAGACGGGCAAGAAAGTAGTCAAG CGTCCAGCGAAGCTGAATCAGAAGCCGTCTGTGATCCCGGCCGTGGAGGTGATCGCTCCCGGAGGCTCCTACAATCCAGACTTCATCTCCCACCAG GCTTTGCTTCGGGAGGCCCACGAGGTGGAAGTCAAGAAACAAAAGCAAGAAGCCAAAATAGAGAGACAAGTGGCTGTCAACAAAGAAGACATCGCTACAGAG GAGACGATCCTCCGTGAGCAGGTAGAAGGTTTGGTCGAGGAGGTGAATGACGAAGAAGCGGCAGCTGCTAACGAGGCAGATGAAGAAACGACTGTGGGAGCCATTGCTGTGGCTGAGAAGAAGACtgagagacagagaaaaaaagagagagcagAAAAAATTAAG GAGCAGCGGCGGCTCGCCAGCAAACGGCAGGTCAACCAGAAGCAGCAGCTGTTCCAGCTTCGCTCCATAAAGACCTCCATCAAACAGCAGGAACAGGACACAAAGACCAAACAGATCAAACGCAAGGCCAAGCAGGAGGCCGAGAAAGCTCAGCCCAGACGTCTCGGCAAACTCAA GTTCCAGGCTCCAGACCTGGAGGTGCAGCTCAGCGACGAGCTGGCTGGCTCCCTACGACAACTCAAG CCAGAGGGCAGCATCCTCAAGGACCGCTTTAAAAGCTTACAGAAGAGGAACCTCATCGAGCCCAGAGAAAGAGCCAA GTTCAAGAGGAGACTGAAGTTGAAGTATGTTGAGAAGAGGGCATTTAAGGAGATCACATAA